A genomic region of Lachnoclostridium edouardi contains the following coding sequences:
- a CDS encoding class I SAM-dependent methyltransferase, whose protein sequence is MDSLDYYNKYASNIFEDTVEQDMSDIMETFLECLEEGDAILDLGCGSGRDTVTFYERGFDVTPLDGSEEMCKLAEIHTDMEVLHMDFRQMEFDDAFDGIWACASLIHIPKDEIQDVLTRIAEALKKNGVVYMSFHKGEFEGFSGERYFSDYEEAEMERIIKESGRFKLLKIWETKDKGQGSSHGSEKWLNVLARKK, encoded by the coding sequence TTGGACTCGTTAGATTATTATAATAAGTACGCTTCAAACATTTTTGAAGATACAGTAGAGCAGGATATGAGCGATATTATGGAGACGTTTCTGGAGTGCCTGGAGGAAGGCGACGCGATTCTGGATCTGGGCTGCGGTTCCGGCAGGGACACTGTGACCTTTTATGAAAGAGGATTTGACGTTACTCCTCTGGACGGTTCTGAGGAGATGTGCAAGCTGGCTGAAATACATACAGACATGGAAGTGCTGCATATGGATTTCCGCCAAATGGAGTTTGACGATGCATTTGACGGCATCTGGGCCTGCGCTTCACTGATTCATATTCCAAAGGATGAAATTCAGGATGTGCTGACCAGAATTGCAGAAGCTCTGAAAAAGAATGGCGTAGTATATATGTCATTCCATAAAGGAGAATTTGAGGGATTTTCTGGAGAGCGGTATTTTAGCGACTATGAAGAGGCAGAAATGGAAAGAATAATCAAGGAGTCCGGAAGATTCAAGCTGTTGAAAATCTGGGAGACAAAAGATAAAGGGCAGGGTTCAAGCCATGGAAGTGAAAAGTGGCTGAATGTGCTGGCAAGGAAGAAATAA
- a CDS encoding YitT family protein, whose amino-acid sequence MAVKKGALADYLLILLGSFIVGFAIKNIYDPAGLVTGGVSGIAIILRNQAGVPLWVTNTVMNIPLFIFSVKIKGWKFVKRTVVATAALSVFLGILPDASLFTDDLLLTAVVGGVITGIGTGILLLCHATTGGTDTLAAIIQIKMKHYSIARVLAVLDGAIVLAGASVFGLTYACYAAIAVVCLGKISDGLIEGLHFSKTAYIVSDRSKEIADAIMDRMGRGVTGLQARGMYTGNEREVLFCVVSKKEIVEVKEIVASIDRDAFLIVGDAREVIGEGFLENDI is encoded by the coding sequence ATGGCCGTAAAAAAGGGAGCTTTGGCAGATTATCTGCTGATTTTGCTGGGATCGTTTATTGTAGGCTTTGCCATAAAAAATATTTATGACCCGGCAGGTCTGGTAACAGGAGGCGTATCAGGTATCGCCATTATTCTGAGAAATCAGGCGGGAGTTCCCTTGTGGGTGACTAATACGGTGATGAATATTCCCCTTTTTATTTTTTCTGTAAAAATAAAAGGCTGGAAATTTGTAAAAAGAACAGTGGTGGCCACAGCAGCCTTATCTGTATTTTTAGGAATACTGCCGGATGCCTCCTTATTTACAGACGACCTGTTACTAACTGCAGTAGTAGGCGGAGTAATTACAGGCATAGGAACAGGAATTTTGCTTTTGTGTCATGCGACTACAGGGGGCACAGATACACTGGCCGCCATAATACAGATAAAAATGAAGCATTATTCTATTGCCCGTGTGCTGGCAGTGCTGGACGGAGCCATTGTGCTGGCGGGAGCTTCTGTGTTCGGTCTGACGTATGCGTGTTACGCCGCCATTGCGGTGGTCTGCCTGGGAAAAATTTCCGACGGTCTAATTGAAGGACTGCATTTTTCCAAAACAGCTTATATTGTGTCAGATCGCAGCAAGGAAATTGCGGATGCGATTATGGACAGAATGGGCCGCGGAGTCACTGGACTTCAGGCCAGAGGAATGTACACGGGAAATGAGAGAGAGGTTTTATTTTGCGTGGTTTCTAAAAAGGAAATTGTAGAAGTAAAGGAAATTGTAGCTTCCATAGACAGAGATGCATTTTTAATTGTTGGAGATGCCAGGGAGGTTATTGGAGAAGGCTTTTTAGAAAACGATATATAA
- a CDS encoding ABC transporter ATP-binding protein, protein MSALSLVSINKKCPNSHMAVKDFNLNIEEKEFVVLAGPAECGKSLIVRMLAGLEEPTSGEIYIDGVLVNGKEPKDRHVAMIFQNYTLYPNMNVYENIAFALKMENIPQEEVDRRVRETAETMKITQILNKRPESLDQCQELQVVVARAIVRQPKVLLMDDPLVKISDQWKDFILEKMNVLYNGLNIPFIYATQDQGRAMAMGTKIVVLNEGSVQQSGTPKELYDQPANQFVARFIGDIRMNMAAAQVEEVNGKVILSFDGHKLTLDERAALALQENVGKSVYLGVRAQDICLADKQQENVIEVQTELYEERENGIVIQFKVDDAMWTALDTEGKTARTGDIARLAINMNKIHIFAADTGKSII, encoded by the coding sequence ATGTCGGCGTTATCATTAGTAAGTATTAATAAAAAGTGCCCAAACAGTCATATGGCAGTAAAGGATTTTAATTTAAATATTGAGGAAAAGGAATTTGTAGTTCTGGCGGGACCGGCAGAGTGCGGTAAGTCCCTAATAGTCAGAATGCTAGCCGGCTTAGAGGAACCTACATCAGGGGAAATCTATATAGACGGAGTCCTGGTTAATGGAAAAGAGCCAAAGGACAGGCATGTTGCCATGATCTTTCAAAATTATACATTATATCCTAATATGAATGTATACGAAAATATTGCTTTTGCATTAAAAATGGAGAATATTCCTCAGGAGGAAGTGGACAGGCGGGTAAGAGAAACTGCTGAGACTATGAAAATCACACAGATTCTCAACAAAAGGCCGGAAAGTCTGGATCAATGTCAGGAACTGCAGGTAGTAGTTGCAAGAGCCATTGTAAGACAGCCTAAGGTGCTTTTAATGGACGATCCTTTAGTGAAAATTTCTGACCAATGGAAAGATTTTATATTAGAGAAAATGAACGTTCTGTACAATGGCTTAAACATTCCATTTATTTATGCCACTCAGGATCAGGGACGGGCTATGGCAATGGGAACTAAGATCGTAGTGCTGAACGAAGGCTCAGTTCAACAGTCAGGAACTCCAAAAGAGCTGTACGATCAGCCGGCCAATCAGTTTGTAGCCAGATTTATAGGAGACATTCGCATGAATATGGCGGCGGCTCAGGTGGAAGAAGTAAATGGAAAAGTAATTCTTTCCTTTGACGGACATAAGCTGACTTTAGATGAAAGGGCGGCTTTGGCCCTACAGGAAAATGTAGGAAAGAGCGTTTATTTAGGGGTTCGCGCCCAGGATATCTGTCTGGCTGATAAGCAGCAGGAAAATGTGATAGAAGTACAGACAGAGCTGTATGAGGAAAGAGAAAACGGCATTGTGATTCAATTTAAAGTGGATGACGCTATGTGGACGGCTCTGGATACAGAAGGAAAAACAGCCAGAACAGGAGATATAGCCAGGCTGGCAATTAATATGAATAAAATTCATATATTTGCCGCGGACACGGGAAAATCCATAATTTAA
- a CDS encoding PucR family transcriptional regulator: MISNQILQTTIEGLKGITRIDFCICDTEGKVLASTFSEAEEYESSILAFVDSPADSQVIQGYQFFKVLDEQQLEYILLAKGSSDDVYMVGKLVVFQIQNLLVAYKERFDKDNFIKNLLLDNLLLVDIYNRAKKLHIETNVRRVVFIIETKHDKDSNALETVRSLFATKTKDFVTAVDEKNIILVKEVKQGETYEDLEKTANTILDMLNTEAMTKVHVAFGTIVNEIKDVSRSYKEAKMALDVGKIFYSNKNVVAYSNLGIGRLIYQLPLPLCRMFIKEIFDGKSPDEFDEETLTTINKFFENSLNVSETSRQLYIHRNTLVYRLDKLQKSTGLDLRVFEDAITFKIALMVVKYMKYMESLDY, encoded by the coding sequence ATGATTTCAAATCAAATACTTCAAACAACTATTGAAGGGTTGAAGGGAATTACACGAATTGATTTCTGTATCTGTGATACAGAGGGGAAGGTTTTGGCTTCCACATTTTCGGAAGCTGAAGAGTACGAAAGCTCCATTCTTGCGTTTGTAGATTCTCCGGCAGATAGCCAGGTAATTCAGGGGTACCAGTTTTTTAAGGTGCTGGATGAGCAGCAGTTGGAATATATATTGTTGGCAAAGGGAAGCAGCGATGATGTGTATATGGTAGGAAAGCTGGTTGTTTTCCAGATCCAGAACCTTCTGGTTGCATACAAAGAGCGTTTTGACAAGGATAATTTCATAAAAAATCTGCTTCTGGACAATCTGCTTCTGGTGGACATTTACAACAGAGCCAAGAAGCTTCATATTGAAACTAATGTACGGAGAGTTGTCTTTATTATTGAGACAAAGCATGACAAGGATTCTAACGCCTTAGAGACAGTAAGAAGCCTGTTTGCCACTAAGACTAAGGATTTTGTAACTGCTGTGGACGAGAAAAACATTATTCTGGTCAAAGAGGTAAAGCAGGGAGAGACATACGAAGATCTGGAAAAGACGGCCAATACTATTTTGGATATGCTGAATACAGAGGCAATGACAAAGGTTCACGTGGCTTTCGGAACTATTGTCAACGAGATTAAGGACGTATCCAGATCCTATAAGGAAGCCAAGATGGCTTTAGATGTTGGAAAAATATTCTACAGCAATAAGAATGTGGTGGCATACAGCAATCTGGGAATCGGCCGTTTGATTTATCAGCTGCCACTGCCTCTCTGCCGGATGTTTATAAAAGAAATTTTCGACGGAAAGTCACCGGATGAGTTTGACGAGGAGACTTTGACAACCATAAATAAGTTTTTTGAGAACAGCCTGAATGTATCTGAGACATCCAGACAGCTGTATATTCACAGAAATACTTTAGTTTACAGGCTGGATAAGCTGCAGAAGAGCACAGGATTGGATTTAAGGGTGTTTGAGGACGCGATTACATTCAAGATTGCCCTAATGGTTGTGAAGTACATGAAGTATATGGAAAGCCTGGATTATTAA
- the ftsE gene encoding cell division ATP-binding protein FtsE codes for MIELSNVSKTYKAGNKALRNVNIKIEDGEFVFIVGRSGSGKSTLIKLLLKETEPTYGKITVNDFILTRMPRRYVPKYRRRLGVVFQDFRLLKNKTVFENVAFAQRVIGVSPRKIKSSVPEILQMVGLSSKYKFYPHQLSGGEQQRVAIARALVNDPEILLADEPTGNLDAQNAEEIMRLLEEINARGTMVIVVTHSQEIVKRMKKRVITMDKGTVASDTKKGGLTYEN; via the coding sequence ATGATAGAATTAAGCAACGTGAGCAAGACTTACAAAGCCGGAAATAAGGCGCTGCGCAATGTAAACATTAAGATCGAGGATGGAGAATTTGTTTTTATTGTGGGGCGCAGCGGTTCCGGAAAATCTACGCTTATTAAACTGCTTCTGAAGGAAACAGAACCTACTTACGGGAAAATAACTGTTAATGATTTTATTTTGACAAGAATGCCCAGGCGCTACGTGCCCAAATACCGCAGGCGTCTGGGCGTAGTCTTTCAGGATTTCCGCCTGTTGAAAAATAAAACTGTATTTGAAAACGTGGCTTTTGCCCAGAGAGTTATCGGCGTATCTCCCAGAAAGATTAAATCTTCTGTGCCTGAGATTCTGCAGATGGTTGGACTTTCTTCCAAATACAAGTTTTATCCCCATCAGCTTTCCGGCGGCGAGCAGCAGAGAGTGGCTATTGCCAGAGCTCTTGTCAATGATCCTGAAATTCTGCTGGCAGATGAGCCTACAGGAAATCTGGACGCTCAGAATGCAGAAGAGATTATGCGGCTTTTGGAAGAGATTAACGCCAGAGGAACTATGGTCATTGTGGTGACTCACAGTCAGGAGATTGTTAAAAGAATGAAGAAACGTGTGATTACCATGGATAAGGGGACTGTGGCCAGTGATACAAAAAAAGGCGGGCTGACTTATGAGAATTAG
- a CDS encoding permease-like cell division protein FtsX gives MRISTFWYCLKQGISNICRNVLFSLASVATISACIFLFCLFFSLIANVRNITHSAEEQVGITVFFDEALTEEEIKSIGQEIEARPEIRDMVFTSEEEAWESFKADYFEGMEELAEGFAQDNPLAGSSSYTLYLNDITDQVSIVQYLESLQGVRDVIYSSEIVAKFTNINRLIGALSAVIIGILLAVAIFLISNTISVTSAFRKSENEIMRLIGATNFMIRAPFVVEGLLLGLAGALVPLGSMYVLYKKAAVYAAENFGLFVGEGGIFYILPIEQIFPSMAAVALGLGLGIGFFVSFFTIRKHLKV, from the coding sequence ATGAGAATTAGCACATTTTGGTATTGCCTGAAACAAGGAATTTCAAATATATGCAGAAACGTTTTATTCTCCCTGGCCTCTGTGGCTACGATTTCTGCATGTATTTTTTTGTTTTGCCTCTTTTTCTCACTAATTGCAAATGTGAGAAATATTACCCATTCTGCGGAGGAGCAGGTGGGGATTACAGTATTTTTTGACGAGGCTTTAACTGAGGAGGAAATTAAGTCTATAGGGCAGGAAATAGAAGCCAGGCCTGAAATTCGGGATATGGTGTTTACTTCAGAGGAGGAGGCCTGGGAAAGCTTTAAGGCCGATTATTTTGAGGGTATGGAGGAACTGGCAGAGGGATTTGCCCAGGACAATCCATTGGCAGGTTCTTCCTCTTATACTTTGTATTTAAATGATATTACGGACCAGGTGTCTATTGTGCAGTATTTAGAAAGTCTGCAGGGAGTCAGGGATGTAATTTATTCCAGTGAGATTGTGGCAAAATTTACTAATATTAACCGGCTGATTGGAGCGTTATCAGCTGTGATTATTGGAATTCTGCTGGCAGTGGCAATATTTTTAATCAGCAATACTATTTCTGTTACATCTGCTTTCAGAAAAAGCGAAAATGAAATTATGCGGCTGATTGGGGCCACTAATTTTATGATTCGGGCCCCCTTTGTGGTGGAGGGGCTGCTGTTAGGACTGGCGGGAGCTTTGGTTCCCCTGGGAAGCATGTATGTTTTATATAAAAAGGCGGCAGTGTATGCGGCGGAGAACTTTGGCCTGTTTGTGGGAGAAGGGGGAATTTTTTATATTCTTCCTATTGAACAGATTTTTCCCTCCATGGCGGCAGTGGCCTTAGGCCTTGGTCTGGGAATCGGATTTTTTGTCAGCTTCTTTACAATCAGAAAGCATTTAAAGGTATAG
- a CDS encoding murein hydrolase activator EnvC family protein, with the protein MKGKRWRTAMLALAILTAVPLGAFPVYGTKTEVQEEEKKKSTLEEEKKKVEDALKNLEGLKSDTAAYVKQLDSNLEALSQELSDLEKQIAAKEADISATKAQLEEAKQVEANQYASMKLRIKYMYERGNTSFADVIMASGSLTEFMSRAEYVSKIAAYDREKLQEYAETKDMVEKREAELQYEREELLGMQESTKAKQDSVEKLVNEKSAELKNYESQISSAESQISEYEKDIKAQEDKIKQIEAEIKRKEEEARKKAESEGKKYNTVNIGDISFIWPCPSSSRITSNFGDRESPTEGASSNHKGVDIGASTGADILAAASGEVIISTYSYSAGNYIMINHGGGVYTVYMHCSQLLASVGEQVKQGQVIAKVGSTGYSTGPHLHFGVRTGGTYVNPLNYVSP; encoded by the coding sequence ATGAAGGGAAAAAGATGGAGGACGGCGATGCTGGCCTTGGCTATTTTGACAGCAGTTCCTCTGGGGGCGTTTCCTGTCTATGGAACTAAAACAGAGGTGCAGGAGGAGGAGAAGAAAAAGTCTACTCTGGAGGAGGAGAAGAAAAAGGTGGAGGACGCCTTAAAGAATCTGGAGGGGCTGAAAAGCGATACTGCAGCCTATGTAAAGCAGCTGGACAGCAATTTGGAAGCGCTGAGCCAGGAGCTGTCTGATTTAGAGAAACAGATTGCCGCTAAGGAGGCAGATATTTCCGCAACCAAAGCCCAGCTGGAGGAAGCAAAGCAGGTGGAGGCAAATCAGTATGCTTCTATGAAACTGCGGATTAAATATATGTATGAGAGAGGAAATACCAGCTTTGCAGATGTGATTATGGCCTCGGGAAGTCTTACAGAATTTATGAGCAGGGCAGAATATGTTTCCAAGATTGCCGCTTATGACCGGGAAAAGCTTCAGGAATATGCAGAGACTAAGGATATGGTGGAGAAAAGAGAGGCAGAGCTTCAATATGAAAGAGAAGAGCTGTTAGGAATGCAGGAGTCCACAAAGGCAAAACAGGATTCTGTGGAAAAGCTGGTAAATGAAAAAAGCGCAGAGCTGAAAAATTATGAAAGCCAGATTTCTTCAGCAGAATCACAGATCTCTGAGTACGAAAAGGACATTAAGGCTCAGGAAGATAAAATTAAGCAGATAGAGGCGGAAATTAAGAGAAAAGAAGAGGAAGCCAGAAAAAAAGCGGAATCAGAGGGAAAAAAGTATAATACAGTAAATATTGGAGATATTAGCTTTATATGGCCCTGTCCGTCCAGCAGCCGCATCACCTCTAATTTTGGAGACCGGGAGTCTCCCACAGAGGGAGCTTCTTCTAACCACAAAGGCGTGGATATTGGGGCTTCTACAGGGGCTGATATTCTGGCGGCGGCTTCCGGGGAGGTAATTATCTCTACATACAGCTATTCAGCTGGTAATTATATTATGATAAACCATGGCGGCGGCGTTTACACAGTGTATATGCACTGTTCACAGCTTTTGGCTTCTGTGGGAGAGCAGGTAAAACAGGGCCAGGTAATTGCCAAGGTAGGTTCCACTGGTTATTCTACAGGGCCGCACCTGCATTTTGGAGTCCGCACAGGCGGAACGTATGTAAATCCGCTGAATTATGTAAGTCCATAG
- a CDS encoding S41 family peptidase, which yields MDSKSRFWKGVLVGALVTAFAGLVVIGAASGMMMFGRKVMPPVNTEMVEAGSGDEDGQKLDYKKIDGKLQLLEGLVSETFLFDQDLEQMENGIYKGLMDGLGDPYSTYYTPEEFNILMEDTSGVYCGIGAMISQDLKTGLMTVVRVFEGSPAAEAGMLPGDVLNKVNGEDITAMELDLVVKEHIKGDEGSQVTVNVYRASQGEYVDLTMERRNIEVPTVEHSMLADQTGYVLITQFEEVTAAQFIQAVEDLESQGMKQMIIDVRSNPGGVLDSAVSIAAYILPEGTIVSTKYKDGGTDEYLTKDKKLRVDSSRQEQFRDYPVLDEHEMNIPIAILVNENSASASEVLAGALRDYDKAVLVGTTTFGKGIVQNVFPLADGSAVKVTVAHYFTPNGFDLHGKGLEPDVEVELDEELIKKGSFSLEEDNQVQKAIETLNGQS from the coding sequence TTGGATAGTAAAAGCAGATTTTGGAAGGGAGTCCTGGTCGGCGCCCTTGTGACAGCCTTTGCCGGCCTTGTAGTGATTGGAGCAGCTTCCGGCATGATGATGTTTGGAAGAAAGGTAATGCCTCCTGTTAATACAGAAATGGTGGAGGCAGGTTCAGGCGATGAGGATGGTCAGAAGCTGGATTATAAAAAGATCGACGGAAAGCTGCAGCTTCTGGAAGGTTTGGTTTCAGAGACATTTCTTTTTGACCAGGATTTAGAACAGATGGAAAACGGAATATATAAAGGTCTGATGGATGGCCTGGGAGATCCCTACAGCACATACTACACCCCGGAGGAGTTTAATATTCTAATGGAGGACACCTCGGGAGTATACTGCGGCATTGGCGCTATGATCAGCCAGGACTTAAAAACAGGTCTGATGACAGTTGTCAGAGTGTTTGAGGGCAGCCCTGCGGCGGAAGCCGGAATGCTGCCAGGGGACGTGTTAAATAAGGTAAACGGCGAAGACATTACTGCTATGGAATTAGATCTGGTTGTGAAAGAGCATATTAAAGGCGACGAGGGCAGCCAGGTTACTGTAAATGTTTACAGGGCGTCCCAGGGAGAATATGTGGACCTGACTATGGAAAGAAGAAATATTGAGGTTCCTACAGTAGAACACAGTATGCTGGCAGATCAAACAGGATATGTGCTGATTACTCAGTTTGAGGAGGTAACTGCCGCCCAGTTTATTCAGGCAGTGGAGGATTTAGAAAGCCAGGGCATGAAGCAGATGATTATTGACGTGCGCAGCAACCCTGGAGGAGTTTTAGACAGCGCAGTCAGCATTGCGGCTTATATTCTGCCTGAAGGCACCATTGTCTCCACAAAATATAAAGACGGCGGGACAGACGAATATTTAACAAAGGATAAAAAGCTAAGGGTGGACAGCAGCAGGCAGGAGCAGTTCAGAGACTATCCGGTGTTGGATGAGCATGAAATGAATATACCTATAGCTATATTGGTAAATGAGAATTCTGCCAGCGCTTCCGAGGTTTTGGCAGGAGCATTAAGAGATTATGACAAGGCGGTATTAGTAGGCACAACTACCTTTGGAAAAGGAATTGTGCAGAATGTATTTCCACTTGCCGACGGTTCTGCTGTAAAGGTTACAGTGGCCCATTACTTTACTCCTAATGGTTTTGATCTTCACGGCAAGGGCCTGGAGCCGGATGTGGAGGTAGAGCTGGATGAGGAGCTGATTAAAAAAGGCTCGTTTTCTCTGGAGGAGGATAACCAGGTTCAGAAGGCTATAGAAACCTTAAATGGGCAGTCATAA
- a CDS encoding phosphate ABC transporter substrate-binding protein, producing MRKQFMKAAAVLGAAVLTMGMMTACGSNTTDETTTAASSETAGSEAAADTTEGETEAEATDLNGSITLAGSTSMEKFSNALAEAFMEKYPDVTVQAEFTGSSAGIEAVLAGQCDIGNASRSLKDEEKEKGAAENIVAIDGIAVVTDPSNTVADLTKDQLSDIYSGNIVNWKDLGGADQPIVVIGREAGSGTRGAFEEILGLEDACKYANELDSTGAVMAKVASTPGSIGYVSLDVLDDTVKAFTLDGVEANEANIKSGDYFLSRPFVMVTNGEIDQQSDLVKALFDYVYSAEGDELIQSVGLITTK from the coding sequence ATGAGAAAACAGTTTATGAAGGCAGCAGCAGTTTTAGGAGCGGCAGTGTTGACTATGGGTATGATGACAGCCTGCGGTTCCAACACAACAGATGAAACAACAACAGCAGCAAGCTCTGAGACAGCAGGATCTGAGGCTGCAGCAGATACTACAGAGGGAGAAACAGAGGCAGAGGCCACTGATTTAAATGGCTCTATTACCTTAGCAGGTTCTACTTCCATGGAGAAGTTTTCCAACGCTTTAGCAGAAGCATTTATGGAGAAATATCCAGATGTAACTGTACAGGCTGAATTTACAGGATCTTCTGCAGGAATTGAGGCAGTTTTAGCAGGCCAGTGCGATATTGGTAATGCTTCCAGAAGCTTAAAGGATGAGGAAAAGGAGAAGGGAGCAGCTGAAAATATTGTAGCCATCGACGGCATTGCAGTTGTAACAGATCCAAGTAATACAGTAGCAGATCTGACAAAGGATCAGTTAAGCGATATTTACAGCGGAAACATTGTAAACTGGAAAGATCTTGGCGGAGCTGACCAGCCAATCGTTGTAATCGGCCGTGAGGCAGGTTCAGGTACAAGAGGAGCTTTTGAGGAGATCTTAGGACTGGAGGACGCTTGCAAGTATGCCAACGAGCTGGATTCTACAGGCGCTGTTATGGCTAAGGTAGCTTCCACACCAGGTTCCATTGGATACGTTTCTCTGGATGTTTTAGACGATACAGTAAAAGCATTTACTTTAGACGGAGTTGAGGCAAACGAAGCTAACATTAAATCTGGCGATTACTTCCTGAGCCGTCCATTTGTAATGGTTACTAACGGAGAAATCGACCAGCAGAGCGATTTAGTAAAAGCACTGTTTGATTATGTATATTCTGCTGAAGGTGATGAACTGATTCAGTCAGTAGGTCTTATTACTACAAAATAA
- the pstC gene encoding phosphate ABC transporter permease subunit PstC: MHEKSFSIVGNRKNKSMVEKGAEVIFTACACLAVLAVFSITVYMIISGTPALFKVGILDILFGPIWKPTGNPPMFGILYVILTSIVGTFLAILIGVPIGVFTAIFLAEVAPARLASVVRPAVELLAGIPSVIYGLLGILILNPLMYKLELKIFAGSTTHQFTGGANLISAVLVLALMILPTVINISESALRAVPKHYKSSSLALGATHIQTIFKVILPAAKSGIVTAIVLGCGRAIGEAMAISLVSGSSVNIPLPFNSVRFLTTAIVAEMSYSQGLHREVLFTIGLVLFAFIMFINVVLTRIFQRGGEGDE, from the coding sequence ATGCACGAAAAAAGTTTTTCCATAGTGGGAAACAGAAAAAATAAATCTATGGTAGAAAAAGGAGCGGAGGTTATTTTTACAGCTTGTGCCTGTCTTGCTGTGCTGGCTGTATTCTCCATTACCGTATATATGATTATCAGCGGAACCCCTGCTTTATTTAAGGTGGGAATTCTGGATATCCTGTTTGGACCTATTTGGAAGCCTACAGGCAATCCTCCTATGTTTGGTATCTTGTATGTAATTTTAACCTCCATAGTGGGAACATTTTTGGCAATTTTAATCGGCGTGCCTATTGGCGTATTTACTGCAATTTTTCTGGCTGAGGTAGCTCCTGCAAGGTTAGCCAGCGTTGTACGGCCTGCAGTGGAGCTGTTAGCAGGCATTCCTTCTGTTATCTATGGTTTATTAGGTATTTTAATTCTGAATCCTCTTATGTATAAATTAGAGCTGAAAATTTTTGCCGGCTCTACTACCCACCAATTTACAGGAGGCGCCAATCTGATCTCGGCAGTTTTGGTGCTGGCTTTAATGATACTTCCCACTGTAATTAATATTAGTGAATCTGCTTTAAGAGCAGTTCCAAAACATTATAAAAGCTCCTCTTTGGCTTTAGGAGCCACACATATTCAAACGATTTTTAAGGTGATTCTTCCGGCTGCAAAATCCGGCATTGTAACTGCCATTGTTTTAGGCTGCGGCAGGGCCATTGGAGAGGCCATGGCTATCAGCCTTGTATCAGGAAGCTCGGTTAACATTCCTCTTCCATTTAATTCTGTGCGTTTCCTGACAACAGCTATTGTAGCGGAAATGTCTTATTCCCAGGGCCTGCACAGGGAGGTGCTGTTTACAATCGGACTTGTGCTGTTTGCGTTTATTATGTTCATTAATGTTGTACTTACAAGAATCTTCCAGAGAGGAGGAGAAGGCGATGAATAA
- the pstA gene encoding phosphate ABC transporter permease PstA translates to MNNSYSICNKRTRVSDQILKALIYGAASIAIIILVGIMGYVFVRGIPQISLEFLTTVPSARKGTFGILGNIINTLYIIVITLVIATPVGIGSAIYLNEYAKPGKLVRIIEFTTEILSGIPSIIFGLFGMVFFGVTLKLGYSILTGSFTLTLMVLPLITRNTQEALKTVPDSYRSGALGIGATKWYMIRTILLPSAAPGILTGVILSIGRIVGESAALLFTAGSGFLLPKNLFTKIFESSGTLTIQLYLSMQKAKYDQAFGIAVVLLVIVLAINFLTKYLTGKFDVTKLK, encoded by the coding sequence ATGAATAACAGCTACAGCATCTGTAATAAAAGAACCCGGGTTTCAGATCAGATTTTAAAGGCGTTAATTTACGGCGCGGCGTCTATTGCCATTATTATTCTGGTGGGAATTATGGGGTATGTATTTGTCAGGGGAATTCCTCAGATTTCATTAGAGTTTCTTACAACAGTGCCCAGCGCCAGAAAAGGTACGTTCGGTATTTTAGGAAATATTATAAATACTTTGTATATTATTGTGATTACTTTGGTGATCGCCACCCCTGTAGGTATTGGTTCTGCAATTTATTTAAACGAATATGCAAAGCCGGGAAAGCTGGTAAGAATTATTGAATTTACCACAGAAATTTTGTCAGGTATTCCTTCTATTATTTTCGGACTTTTTGGCATGGTATTTTTCGGGGTAACATTAAAGCTGGGGTATTCTATTTTAACAGGTTCCTTTACCTTGACTTTAATGGTTCTGCCTTTAATTACCAGAAACACTCAGGAGGCATTAAAAACAGTGCCGGACAGCTACCGCTCCGGGGCCCTGGGAATCGGCGCTACTAAGTGGTATATGATCCGCACTATTTTACTTCCCAGCGCGGCGCCGGGAATCCTTACAGGAGTTATTCTTTCTATAGGACGTATTGTAGGAGAGTCTGCAGCTTTACTGTTTACTGCAGGAAGCGGTTTCCTTCTGCCTAAGAATCTGTTTACAAAGATATTTGAGTCCAGCGGAACCTTGACCATCCAGCTTTATTTGTCCATGCAAAAAGCAAAATATGACCAGGCATTCGGCATTGCCGTTGTACTGTTAGTAATTGTGCTGGCTATTAACTTTTTAACTAAGTACCTTACAGGAAAATTTGATGTGACAAAGCTAAAATAA